TCGATTCTAAACTTGGTGTAGCAGATCCAAGAAGCAAGACTGCTTGATTGTACTGAGCCCTTAGGACTGCGACTTCCCTTGCGTGGTAGCGTGGATTACTATCTTGTTTGTAGGAAGCCTCATGCTCCTCATCAATGATGATGGCTCCGATGTTTTTTAAAGGGGCAAAGATGGCTGAGCGCGCTCCAACGACTACCTTGGCCTCCCCACGTTCAACTTTCCGCCATTGATCATACTTCTCACCATTTGATAAGCCCGAGTGCAGAATAGCTACTTCCTGGCCAAAACGCGAGATAAAACGATCCGTCATCTGTGGCGTCAGGGAAATCTCAGGAACCAACATAATAGCCGTTTTCCCCTTATTTAGAACTTCTTGAATAATCTGCAGATAAACTTCTGTTTTCCCACTTCCAGTCACACCTTCTAGTAAAAAAGGTTTTGATGTTTTCCCAATTTGAGAAACTACTGTTTCGACAGCTTTTGCTTGCTCTGAATTTAAAAGCAGAGCCTGGGTCTGTTCTTTGCCTTCATAATATGCAGCCGCCCGATTCACTTCTCGTTCTGTAATTTCTAAAACACCCTGTTCGATAAAATAAGCTACCACTTCTCGTGAAAAATCCTGATACAATCCTGCTAAGGGTTGCTCCCCTTGCTCTAGTAACAGGCGCTCTTTCAATGCTAGCCTTTTTTTAGCTCTTCCTGATGGTTGAAGTTCTTTTAATCCTTCCTGGTTAACGCGATACCATTTTTCTGTTTTAATTTGTTTCCTATCCTTGGCCTTGTATTCAAGTACCAAATCTCCTTTTCTGACCAACCGCATCACTTGGGCTTGATCGGCCGCATCTAGAGAAGAAAAAGAAACTTCATTTTTTTCACCAAAAAGTTTCACTTTGAGAGTTGGATCTAAAGAAGGTTGAGGATACAAAATCTTATCATAACTCGAATTGAGGAGAGAAGGAAGCATGGTTTTTAAAATCGTGATCTTATAAGAAAAAACACTTTTTCGTAATTGATCTGCCAACCAGAACTGCTCTTGATTTAAGACCGGAGTGTAATCCAAGACCTCCACAATCGCTTTTAATTCCTCGCTTGTGTCTGCCTCTTCTAAAACATCTACCACAATCCCTTGAATGAGGCGATTCCCTTTACCAAAGGGGACATGAACTCGCATACCTGCCTCCACCATATCCTCAAATTCTAATGGAATCTGATAAGAATAGGGTTTATCTGTCTGCATCAATGGGACATCTACGATGACTTTTGCTATCACTTTTTCACCTCCAGCCTCTATCATATGAGCTTTACTTTATCACGGAACCCTTTAAATAGCAAAAAATAAGATTGAGAAGCCCCAACCTTAAATTTTTTCACCATCTTCTTTTTCTTTGGCAATTTGTTCCTTAATTTTGCGCTCTTCTTCTTCTTTGCGAATCCGCTCTGCTTCAATCCGACGACGAAGTGCTTCACGTTTTGCTTCTGGATCCGGGTGAACAACTACGTTTCCAGACTCGATTTCTTCAAGCGCTTGTAATGTTGATTTAACTGATTGGAATTCTTGAGTTGGTACTGCACCACTTTCCAATTCGTGGGCCCGTTTTGCCTCAAGAATAACCAATGAATATTTTGATGGTACTTTGTCAAGCAATGTATCAATAGAAGGTTTTAACATCATATTCCTATACCTAATTTCTAATTATTTATCTCTTCACAATAGTTTGTGTTTTTGGTAACATATCCAGATAATGGCCAATGACACGGTCTACACGGAAATGCTCTGCTTCGATCACACGTTTGACACGTTCAGCAGCAAGAGGAACCTGGTCGTTCACAATGGCGTAGTCATATTCACGCATCATGGCGATTTCTTCTTTTGCTTTTTCAATCCGTTGCGCAATAACTTCTGCACTATCTGTCCCGCGACCCACTAATCGATCTTGCAATTCATCCAAATCAGGCGGAGTTAAGAAAATAAAAACTGCATCTGGAACTTTCTTCTTTACTTGAAGGGCACCCTGAACTTCAATTTCAAGGAATACATCGATTCCCTTGTCCAAGGTTTCATTCACATAGGTTAAAGGAGTCCCATAGTAATTTCCAACGTACTCAGCGTACTCCAACATTTGCCCTTGACGGATCAAATCTTCAAATTCTTCACGTGTACGGAAAAAATAGTCGACACCATCCACTTCACCTGGACGTTGTGCACGCGTCGTCATCGATACAGAATACTGAAACTGATTGTCCGAGTTTTCAAAAATTTCTCGTCTGACCGT
The Streptococcus parasanguinis genome window above contains:
- a CDS encoding primosomal protein N', with the protein product MIEAGGEKVIAKVIVDVPLMQTDKPYSYQIPLEFEDMVEAGMRVHVPFGKGNRLIQGIVVDVLEEADTSEELKAIVEVLDYTPVLNQEQFWLADQLRKSVFSYKITILKTMLPSLLNSSYDKILYPQPSLDPTLKVKLFGEKNEVSFSSLDAADQAQVMRLVRKGDLVLEYKAKDRKQIKTEKWYRVNQEGLKELQPSGRAKKRLALKERLLLEQGEQPLAGLYQDFSREVVAYFIEQGVLEITEREVNRAAAYYEGKEQTQALLLNSEQAKAVETVVSQIGKTSKPFLLEGVTGSGKTEVYLQIIQEVLNKGKTAIMLVPEISLTPQMTDRFISRFGQEVAILHSGLSNGEKYDQWRKVERGEAKVVVGARSAIFAPLKNIGAIIIDEEHEASYKQDSNPRYHAREVAVLRAQYNQAVLLLGSATPSLESRARATKGVYELIRLTQRANPAAKIPEVKVVDFRDYIGQNEAGNFTPVLVEAIADRLQKKEQVVLMLNRRGYSSFVMCRECGTVDTCPNCDISLTLHMDTKTMNCHYCGYSKAIPRHCPNCQSPSIRYYGTGTQKAYDELQEIFPEAKILRMDVDTTRKKGSHAAILDAFGNGEADILLGTQMIAKGLDFPNVTLVGVLNADTSLNLPDYRSSERTFQLLTQVAGRAGRAEKEGEVIIQSYNPNHYAIRFAKNQDYEGFFAYEMQIRRQLGYTPYYFTVGLTLSHKSEEIVMEKSHQVMEILRSGLSDQVQILGPTPKPIARTHNLYHYQIIVKYRFEEGMTQVLNQILEFTQERGNQDLRVSIDNEPQSFM
- the rpoZ gene encoding DNA-directed RNA polymerase subunit omega, yielding MMLKPSIDTLLDKVPSKYSLVILEAKRAHELESGAVPTQEFQSVKSTLQALEEIESGNVVVHPDPEAKREALRRRIEAERIRKEEEERKIKEQIAKEKEDGEKI
- the gmk gene encoding guanylate kinase encodes the protein MADRGLLIVFSGPSGVGKGTVRREIFENSDNQFQYSVSMTTRAQRPGEVDGVDYFFRTREEFEDLIRQGQMLEYAEYVGNYYGTPLTYVNETLDKGIDVFLEIEVQGALQVKKKVPDAVFIFLTPPDLDELQDRLVGRGTDSAEVIAQRIEKAKEEIAMMREYDYAIVNDQVPLAAERVKRVIEAEHFRVDRVIGHYLDMLPKTQTIVKR